In a single window of the Carassius carassius chromosome 26, fCarCar2.1, whole genome shotgun sequence genome:
- the LOC132106122 gene encoding gastrula zinc finger protein XlCGF8.2DB-like isoform X1: protein MAFIKEESEDMKTKETFRVKHEDIEEQTDLMALKEKSEVLNEIEEKDHDSINGETSLRFSQTKKTSSRKRTQKKREKLYACQQCGRSFTQLRHLGVHMRVHTGEKPYTCQQCGKHFSHRVSLKRHIRIHTGEKPYTCQQCGRSFTQPGQLGAHMSVHTGEKPYKCKQCGRSFNRKGNLNCHMRIHYREQPYAHDQCGKSFDEHDILEVHMRTRREKPYMCPECGKRFNHKQRFEDHIRIHTGEKPFSCQECGKCFRQKGNLNRHMTVHTGEKPFICCHCGKSYRYTAGLKYHMRFHI from the exons Atggcgtttattaaagaggagagtgaagacatgaagactaaagaaacattcagagtcaaacatgaagatattgaggaacaaacag acttaATGGCACTGAAAGAGAAGAGTGAAGTACTGAATGAAATTGAAGAGAAAGATCATGATTCCATAAATGGAGAAACATCTTTGAGGTTTTCACAGACTAAAAAGACTTCCTCAAGAAAAAGGActcaaaagaaaa GAGAAAAGCTATACgcatgccaacagtgtggaaggAGTTTTACTCAACTTAGACACCTTGGAgtccacatgagagttcacacaggagagaaaccttatacctgccaacagtgtggaaagcaTTTCAGTCATAGAGTAAGTCTTAAAAGACACattagaattcacactggagagaagccatacacatgccaacagtgtggaaggAGTTTCACTCAACCTGGTCAACTTGGAGCCCACATGagtgttcacactggagagaaaccttacaaatGCAAACAGTGTGGAAGAAGTTTCAACAGGAAAGGAAATCTTAATTGCCATATGAGAATTCACTATAGAGAGCAGCCTTACGCACatgatcagtgtggaaagagttttgatGAACATGACATCCTTGAAGTCCACATGAGAACTCGTAGAGAAAAACCCTACATGTGCCCTGAGTGTGGAAAGCGGTTTAATCATAAACAACGTTTTGAAGACCACataagaattcacactggagagaagcctttcagcTGCCAAGAATGTGGAAAATGTTTCCGCCAAAAAGGAAACCTTAACAGGCACATGacagttcacactggagagaagccgtttATATGTTGTCACTGCGGAAAGAGTTACAGATATACAGCAGGACTCAAGTACCACATGAGGTTTCACATATGA
- the LOC132106122 gene encoding gastrula zinc finger protein XlCGF8.2DB-like isoform X2, producing MAFIKEESEDMKTKETFRVKHEDIEEQTGWFHKAELEVLNEIEEKDHDSINGETSLRFSQTKKTSSRKRTQKKREKLYACQQCGRSFTQLRHLGVHMRVHTGEKPYTCQQCGKHFSHRVSLKRHIRIHTGEKPYTCQQCGRSFTQPGQLGAHMSVHTGEKPYKCKQCGRSFNRKGNLNCHMRIHYREQPYAHDQCGKSFDEHDILEVHMRTRREKPYMCPECGKRFNHKQRFEDHIRIHTGEKPFSCQECGKCFRQKGNLNRHMTVHTGEKPFICCHCGKSYRYTAGLKYHMRFHI from the exons AtggcgtttattaaagaggagagtgaagacatgaagactaaagaaacattcagagtcaaacatgaagatattgaggaacaaacaggttggtttcaCAAAGCTGAACT TGAAGTACTGAATGAAATTGAAGAGAAAGATCATGATTCCATAAATGGAGAAACATCTTTGAGGTTTTCACAGACTAAAAAGACTTCCTCAAGAAAAAGGActcaaaagaaaa GAGAAAAGCTATACgcatgccaacagtgtggaaggAGTTTTACTCAACTTAGACACCTTGGAgtccacatgagagttcacacaggagagaaaccttatacctgccaacagtgtggaaagcaTTTCAGTCATAGAGTAAGTCTTAAAAGACACattagaattcacactggagagaagccatacacatgccaacagtgtggaaggAGTTTCACTCAACCTGGTCAACTTGGAGCCCACATGagtgttcacactggagagaaaccttacaaatGCAAACAGTGTGGAAGAAGTTTCAACAGGAAAGGAAATCTTAATTGCCATATGAGAATTCACTATAGAGAGCAGCCTTACGCACatgatcagtgtggaaagagttttgatGAACATGACATCCTTGAAGTCCACATGAGAACTCGTAGAGAAAAACCCTACATGTGCCCTGAGTGTGGAAAGCGGTTTAATCATAAACAACGTTTTGAAGACCACataagaattcacactggagagaagcctttcagcTGCCAAGAATGTGGAAAATGTTTCCGCCAAAAAGGAAACCTTAACAGGCACATGacagttcacactggagagaagccgtttATATGTTGTCACTGCGGAAAGAGTTACAGATATACAGCAGGACTCAAGTACCACATGAGGTTTCACATATGA
- the LOC132106122 gene encoding gastrula zinc finger protein XlCGF8.2DB-like isoform X3 — MALKEKSEVLNEIEEKDHDSINGETSLRFSQTKKTSSRKRTQKKREKLYACQQCGRSFTQLRHLGVHMRVHTGEKPYTCQQCGKHFSHRVSLKRHIRIHTGEKPYTCQQCGRSFTQPGQLGAHMSVHTGEKPYKCKQCGRSFNRKGNLNCHMRIHYREQPYAHDQCGKSFDEHDILEVHMRTRREKPYMCPECGKRFNHKQRFEDHIRIHTGEKPFSCQECGKCFRQKGNLNRHMTVHTGEKPFICCHCGKSYRYTAGLKYHMRFHI; from the exons ATGGCACTGAAAGAGAAGAGTGAAGTACTGAATGAAATTGAAGAGAAAGATCATGATTCCATAAATGGAGAAACATCTTTGAGGTTTTCACAGACTAAAAAGACTTCCTCAAGAAAAAGGActcaaaagaaaa GAGAAAAGCTATACgcatgccaacagtgtggaaggAGTTTTACTCAACTTAGACACCTTGGAgtccacatgagagttcacacaggagagaaaccttatacctgccaacagtgtggaaagcaTTTCAGTCATAGAGTAAGTCTTAAAAGACACattagaattcacactggagagaagccatacacatgccaacagtgtggaaggAGTTTCACTCAACCTGGTCAACTTGGAGCCCACATGagtgttcacactggagagaaaccttacaaatGCAAACAGTGTGGAAGAAGTTTCAACAGGAAAGGAAATCTTAATTGCCATATGAGAATTCACTATAGAGAGCAGCCTTACGCACatgatcagtgtggaaagagttttgatGAACATGACATCCTTGAAGTCCACATGAGAACTCGTAGAGAAAAACCCTACATGTGCCCTGAGTGTGGAAAGCGGTTTAATCATAAACAACGTTTTGAAGACCACataagaattcacactggagagaagcctttcagcTGCCAAGAATGTGGAAAATGTTTCCGCCAAAAAGGAAACCTTAACAGGCACATGacagttcacactggagagaagccgtttATATGTTGTCACTGCGGAAAGAGTTACAGATATACAGCAGGACTCAAGTACCACATGAGGTTTCACATATGA